One Acutalibacter muris DNA window includes the following coding sequences:
- a CDS encoding flavodoxin — protein sequence MLSLAVPAFAAGGFTDVADNAWYANAVSYVQSHGLMSGTGNNRFSPDTNTTRAMLVTILYRYAGSPTVSGSANFTDVRQDYYTTAANWAAQNNVVSGYGDGRFGVNDSITRQDVAAVLWRYEGSPAASAQDFADESSIASYASTAVDWARANGIISGKGNNRFDPRSNATRAEIATMIMNYAQYKEGEEPTPPTPPTPSGSNTLVVYFSASNNTERVANTIADELDADIFELTPVNPYTSADLNWTTPGSRVNREHEDESLRDIALAADTVENWEQYDNVIIGYPIWWGIAAWPVNNFVKNNDFTGKTVIPFCTSTSSGMGQSGTLLAEMAGTGDWQEGQRFQSGASESTVRSWAAGLDLKAPAVTPDPEPQEQKILVTYFSMPETTNPDNMTTEEANSTVVINGEVLGNTQYMAYVIQESTGADIFRIEPETPYPTDHTTLVAQAREEQAQSFRPALKANVQNLEDYDVVFVGYPNWWGDMPMIMYSFFEQNDFSGKTIIPFNTHGGSGFSSTVSTIAGLEPDATVSQNGKSISRNSIQDARQEIVDWVTELGYNK from the coding sequence ATGCTGAGCCTGGCAGTCCCGGCCTTTGCCGCCGGAGGCTTTACCGACGTGGCGGACAATGCCTGGTACGCAAACGCTGTCAGCTATGTCCAGAGCCACGGCCTGATGAGCGGCACAGGCAATAACCGTTTCTCCCCCGACACCAACACCACCCGCGCCATGCTGGTGACCATTCTGTACCGCTATGCCGGTTCGCCAACGGTCAGTGGCAGCGCGAATTTCACCGATGTCCGCCAGGATTACTACACCACCGCCGCAAACTGGGCGGCGCAGAATAACGTAGTCAGCGGCTATGGCGACGGACGGTTTGGGGTAAACGACAGCATTACCCGGCAGGACGTGGCAGCGGTTTTGTGGCGCTATGAGGGCAGCCCCGCCGCAAGCGCGCAGGATTTTGCGGACGAATCCAGCATCGCCAGCTACGCAAGCACGGCGGTGGATTGGGCCAGGGCCAACGGCATCATCAGCGGCAAGGGCAACAACCGCTTTGACCCCAGGAGCAACGCTACCCGCGCTGAGATTGCCACGATGATCATGAACTATGCCCAGTACAAGGAAGGGGAGGAACCCACGCCGCCTACACCGCCCACACCCTCCGGAAGCAACACGCTGGTGGTCTACTTCTCCGCCAGCAATAATACCGAGCGTGTGGCAAATACCATTGCCGACGAGCTGGACGCGGATATTTTTGAACTTACCCCTGTCAACCCCTATACCTCTGCCGACCTGAACTGGACTACCCCCGGCAGCCGGGTGAACCGTGAGCATGAGGACGAGAGCCTGCGGGATATCGCCCTGGCAGCCGACACCGTGGAGAATTGGGAGCAGTACGACAATGTTATCATCGGCTACCCGATTTGGTGGGGGATTGCCGCTTGGCCGGTCAACAATTTTGTAAAGAACAACGATTTCACCGGCAAGACCGTCATTCCGTTCTGCACGTCAACAAGCTCCGGTATGGGGCAGAGCGGTACCCTGCTGGCGGAAATGGCAGGCACCGGCGATTGGCAGGAGGGCCAGCGGTTCCAGAGCGGGGCCAGCGAGTCCACCGTGAGGAGCTGGGCCGCGGGACTTGACCTCAAAGCGCCCGCTGTGACCCCTGACCCCGAACCCCAGGAACAGAAAATTCTTGTTACTTACTTTTCCATGCCTGAGACCACCAACCCTGACAACATGACTACCGAAGAAGCCAACAGCACCGTTGTCATCAACGGCGAGGTGCTGGGCAACACCCAGTACATGGCCTATGTGATCCAAGAGAGCACAGGCGCGGATATCTTCCGCATTGAGCCGGAAACGCCCTACCCCACCGACCATACCACACTGGTGGCTCAGGCCCGGGAGGAGCAAGCGCAGAGCTTCCGTCCCGCGCTGAAAGCCAACGTACAGAACCTGGAGGATTACGATGTGGTTTTTGTGGGCTACCCCAACTGGTGGGGAGATATGCCCATGATCATGTATAGCTTCTTCGAGCAGAACGATTTCAGCGGCAAGACCATCATCCCCTTTAACACCCACGGCGGCAGCGGCTTTTCCAGCACAGTAAGCACCATTGCCGGGCTGGAGCCTGACGCCACGGTCAGCCAGAACGGAAAATCCATCTCCCGCAACAGTATCCAGGACGCGCGGCAGGAAATTGTGGATTGGGTCACGGAGCTGGGCTACAACAAATAA
- a CDS encoding iron-containing alcohol dehydrogenase gives MNNFIFENKTKAIFGKGCVKEYLSCLCKCNCETDTVLLAYGGGSIKKNGVYDEITAAIEKSGKRVAEFSGIMSNPTYAKVQEGARLVRENNVGLILAVGGGSVMDCCKAVSLAARYEGDAWADFWGRPGVIDFEPVPLIVVVTAAGTGSEMNGGAVITNEELKVKTGRDYPQLNPKFALMDPTYTYSVPVRQMISGGFDTLSHIMETYFSAPDEPNVSDDIMEALMRGVIRDLRAAIKDPEDYIARSNLMWEATMAENRVIKLGKKCDFECHQMEHQLGAYTNCNHGEGLAVLHPVYYRHICEHGAKKFARFATKVWDIRPEGRSERELARMGVETLASFIKGIGLPTTLRELGVDESTDLKAIADSCACVPGAYKVMTHEEILEIFRECL, from the coding sequence ATGAACAACTTCATCTTCGAAAACAAGACCAAGGCCATCTTCGGCAAGGGCTGTGTGAAGGAATACCTCTCCTGCCTGTGCAAGTGCAACTGCGAAACAGACACCGTCCTGCTGGCCTATGGCGGCGGTTCCATCAAAAAGAACGGCGTGTATGATGAGATCACCGCCGCCATTGAAAAGTCCGGCAAGCGGGTGGCAGAGTTTTCCGGCATCATGTCCAACCCCACCTACGCCAAGGTGCAGGAGGGAGCGCGGCTTGTGCGGGAAAACAACGTGGGCCTGATTTTAGCCGTGGGCGGCGGCTCTGTTATGGACTGCTGCAAAGCCGTGTCCCTGGCGGCACGGTACGAGGGCGACGCCTGGGCCGACTTCTGGGGCCGCCCGGGCGTGATAGACTTTGAGCCTGTGCCGCTGATCGTCGTGGTCACGGCGGCAGGCACCGGCAGCGAGATGAACGGCGGGGCGGTCATCACCAACGAGGAATTAAAGGTGAAAACGGGCCGGGACTACCCCCAGCTCAACCCCAAATTTGCGCTGATGGACCCCACCTATACCTACTCGGTGCCTGTGCGACAGATGATCTCCGGCGGATTTGACACCCTGTCCCACATCATGGAAACCTACTTCAGCGCGCCCGACGAACCCAATGTTTCCGACGACATCATGGAGGCCCTCATGCGCGGGGTGATTCGCGACCTCCGGGCGGCCATCAAGGACCCGGAGGACTACATCGCCCGGAGCAACCTCATGTGGGAGGCCACTATGGCCGAGAACCGCGTCATCAAGCTGGGCAAGAAGTGCGATTTCGAGTGCCACCAGATGGAGCACCAGCTGGGCGCATATACCAACTGCAACCACGGCGAGGGGCTGGCGGTTTTGCACCCAGTCTACTACCGGCACATCTGCGAACACGGGGCGAAGAAGTTTGCCCGGTTTGCCACCAAGGTCTGGGACATACGTCCCGAGGGCCGCTCGGAAAGGGAGCTGGCCCGGATGGGCGTAGAAACCCTGGCGTCCTTTATCAAGGGGATCGGCCTGCCCACCACTTTGCGGGAACTGGGC
- a CDS encoding CPBP family intramembrane glutamic endopeptidase has translation MVAGIFDCYFYSFIVKTDVFKNTYLTGISLITNCIYLLITAFVEEIAWRGFLLERLPFKKSKSVLFVGAVWAVWHIPMWIIRNSLGMEQIVYLCIWTLLVSVVLGITYYQCRNILLIAILHATFNICYLAPTQYNIVVLAIIILVGILLYKRSGENSA, from the coding sequence ATGGTTGCAGGTATATTTGATTGTTATTTCTATTCGTTCATAGTGAAAACTGACGTATTTAAAAATACATATTTGACAGGAATATCACTAATAACAAACTGTATATATCTGCTAATAACCGCGTTTGTTGAAGAAATAGCATGGAGAGGATTTTTGCTAGAACGCCTTCCTTTTAAGAAAAGCAAAAGTGTTCTTTTTGTCGGTGCCGTTTGGGCAGTGTGGCATATACCAATGTGGATAATCAGAAATTCATTGGGCATGGAACAAATTGTTTATCTTTGTATATGGACATTACTTGTTTCCGTTGTTTTGGGAATAACCTATTATCAATGCAGAAATATACTGCTTATTGCCATTTTGCACGCAACTTTTAATATCTGTTATTTAGCGCCAACACAATATAACATTGTTGTATTAGCGATCATAATTCTTGTTGGTATTCTATTGTATAAAAGATCAGGCGAAAATTCAGCTTGA
- a CDS encoding LysR family transcriptional regulator gives MYNPQLDTFLTAADAGSFSKAAEQMFITPTAVIKQINLLEDALGVKLFERTHRGLTLTKAGVSLYKDAKYIIQYCKDSVSRAKNAMQGDTDIVRIGTSPMTPAQALMELWPAIHEQCPEIKFQMVPFENSPENAREILANLGRDIDVVAGVFDETMLNLRRCAGFEMSREPLCVAVSIYHPLAAKTKLAVQDLYGENLLMMHRNWSNYVDELRDELWQEHPQVNIVDFDLYRMDVFNRCENGSDLLLVVPPWANVHPLLKVIPVEWDHSIPYGLLHSPEPSRTVKKFLKAVRTAIAGNQL, from the coding sequence TAATCCCCAACTGGACACCTTCCTGACGGCGGCGGACGCGGGCAGCTTCAGCAAGGCGGCGGAGCAGATGTTCATCACGCCCACGGCGGTCATCAAGCAGATAAACCTCCTGGAGGATGCGCTGGGTGTAAAGCTGTTTGAACGCACCCATCGGGGCCTCACGCTTACAAAGGCCGGGGTGTCGCTGTATAAAGACGCAAAATATATCATCCAATACTGCAAAGACTCCGTCAGCCGGGCCAAAAACGCCATGCAGGGGGACACGGATATCGTGCGCATCGGCACCTCGCCCATGACCCCGGCCCAGGCCCTGATGGAGTTGTGGCCCGCCATCCATGAGCAGTGCCCGGAGATCAAGTTCCAGATGGTGCCCTTTGAAAACTCCCCGGAAAACGCCAGGGAGATCCTGGCCAACCTGGGCCGGGACATCGACGTGGTAGCCGGGGTGTTCGATGAAACCATGCTGAACCTGCGGCGCTGTGCGGGATTTGAAATGTCGCGGGAGCCGCTGTGCGTGGCGGTGTCCATCTACCATCCGTTGGCGGCAAAAACCAAACTCGCTGTGCAGGACTTGTATGGGGAAAACCTGCTGATGATGCACCGCAACTGGAGCAATTACGTGGACGAGCTGCGGGATGAGCTCTGGCAGGAGCACCCGCAGGTGAACATCGTGGACTTCGACCTGTACCGCATGGACGTGTTCAACCGCTGCGAAAACGGCAGCGACCTGCTGCTGGTGGTGCCCCCCTGGGCAAACGTCCACCCGCTGCTGAAGGTGATCCCGGTGGAGTGGGACCACTCCATTCCCTATGGCCTGCTGCATTCGCCGGAGCCTTCCCGGACGGTAAAAAAGTTTTTGAAGGCCGTGCGGACGGCGATTGCGGGAAACCAGCTATAA